The Acholeplasma laidlawii PG-8A DNA window ACTATTTCCGTTAGTTTTTAGTCTTCTTATTTAGTCAGATCTAAAGTAGTAAAGTGTTGGTCGTTAAATGCATAACCATTTATGCTTTCAGATTCATAAATAAAATATAAATAAGATAAGTAACTTTTAGTATTAAAGTTTAAAAACATCAGTAAATACTAATTGGTGTAATGTATATAAAGTAGGTATTCTAATGAAAAAGAAAATTATAGTGAATCCAGCGATTTATCCGGTTTTTATTATTGCCATAGTAGGCACGATAATACTCATTCAGAGATTGATAACAACTGAAACTTATATAAACACAGCTCAAGAAGTAGCAACTTATATATATATGCTAGCAATGGTTTTTTCTGTATTTTATTTAGGTAGATATATTATTAAACCTGTCCCATTGAGCTATGACAACAATGAAATAGTCATTAAAATGTATTTTAGAAACGATGTTCGACTTAGCTATAAAGAGATTGTAAAAGCTGAGTACTACAATCGATATATGAGATTAATTATTCATACGAAACATAAAAAATATAAATTTACATTTGTAATAAAAACTAGTGAATTGAAAGAAATACTAAAGAAAAAAGTGAAAGATTCTGATTTTTAGTTTTCACTTTAAAGTATCAATAATTATGTGGATTGTCTAGACAATTAAACCGATGATATATATTTTAGAAGATCTTTCGCAATTTCATCAGTTAAAAGTTGATAAATATTAATCTATTAATTACTGTAACTAATCTTGAAAATTTTCTGAAAAAAAATACTTTTATTTTATGAAAATGAGCGTATAATATTCATTTGGAAAGAGACGGTAAATCATGATGAAAGAAAAAACATCACTCAACCATATGTTGGTTATCGTATTATTATATTCAGGAATTACAGGTATTATTACAGGTTTATTTTTATACTTATTTCGCTACTTAAGTAGTTTATTATTAGAACTTACCTATTCGATATACTTATCAGTTCAGTCAAATCTATGGTATTTACCATTTTTTGAATAGGTTTAGTTGTTCTTGCTTATTTAGTGTCTCTACTTATTAAATGGGAACCTCATGCAGGTGGTGGAGCGATTTCAAGAGCGGCAGGGTTTGTTCGCGGAATTCTTTTATTTAATTGGTTAAAAACATTGATTTCAACATTCATTTCAGCTCAGTTAGTATTCTTTGCTGGATTACCATTTGGTATTGAAGGTCCTTCTGTAATCATGGGAACGGCAATTTCAGGTGGCGTAGATGATCTTGGAAAAGCACATCCAGCACATAGAAAATATTTACTTACTGCTGGTGCATCAGCTGGATTTTCAATCGCTACAGGCTCGATTTTTGCAGGAACGATATTTACATTAGAAGAGATGCATAAGAAGTTCTCCTTTATGCTTTTATCTGTTGCTATGAGTGGAGCTGTTTTTGCATCTGTAACTATGAGAATACTCGATTATGTATTCGGTAACCATACTGCATTTTTCTCACTGACAAATGAATTTAAAAATATACCATTTGAATTTATTTGGTTAGCACCTTTATTGGGCATTGGAGCAGGTTTATTAGCTGCAGGGTTTAATTTCCTAATTGACTTTTTTGGGAATATGAGTGCTTATAAATTCAAAAAAGTTCCACTTTTTGTGAAATTAACAATAAATTTCTTGCTTGTAGGTTTTGTTGGTTTATTTGTTATTGAAACCATTGGAAATGGCCATCATAGTATTATAGAACCGTTATTTGATAGACAGTTTAGTTTTGGTATGATTGTATTACTCATCGTTTTAAAAATTATTACAATTGTTGTATCATCAAGTGGTACAACAGGTGGGTTATTTATTCCTGTATTAGTGATTGGAGCTTTATATGCAGGTATATTTAATGAAGTGTCTATTTTAATTGGATTAAATAGTGAATATACAGCTGCAATTGTTTTAATTGGCATGAGTGTATTTTTTAGTACCTCCATGCAAGCACCTATTACAACCATAGCATTTATTATTGAAGCATCCCTTCATCCAGAAACAATCATATTTATGATGGTTGCTATTTTAGCAGGTATATTAATTGCAGAATTATTACATATGAAACCTTTAAATGAAATTGCTTTAAAAAGATTTATGAAGATTCAAGATCAAAATAGAGTCTGGAATTTATACAATGCTAAAGCAACCATTCAAGAAAATGCGTTTGTTATAGGGAAAACAGTAAGAGATATATTATGGCCAGCAAATACCCTCATTAAAGAGTTGATCCAAGAAAATCAACAAAATGCTACCAATATTGCTGTACATGGTGGAGACCGTGTATTAACATATAGAGATCAAATTCTATTTCAAATTCAATCATTTGATATTGAAAGAACATTAAAAGAATTACAGGATTTAATCGGTATTCAAGAAGTAGAAATAGAATTGATTAGATAAGTTGTGAAATACTAGTAAGTTGATACATATATTCTAACAATAAGTAAAAATACATTATTATCTCCATTATATAGAGTCATTCACGTTTTCGGAGATAAGGTATATTGAAAAAAGGACCTATAATAGACCTATAATAAATGTGGAGGTAACATATGGAACAGTTAAAAACAATCATTTTGGAAAGAAGAAAAACATTAAGACTTACTCAAAAAGAGTTAGCCCAAAAACTTAATGTATCAGACAAGGTGATAAGTAAATGGGAAACAGGCAGTAGTCTACCCGATATTACACTTATCAATCCACTCGCAGAACTACTAGGGATTACGGTATCAGAACTCTTAAGTGCTAAAGAATTGTCTAAACCTGTCTTAAATGAAGAGGTAAACCTTAAAATCATTACTAAATTTAAAGTGTTATACTTTATAGCTTTAGGTTTATTTATAGTATCTTTACTAATTTTCCCATTTGGAAATTATTTAGTGACCAAGAATGAAGAGGCAATTGGTATGATACTTATTGTCATATCTATCATATTTTTAATCAGTAGCATCATCACGTATTTAGTAAATAACGTATGGTTTAGAGGACTTTATACGAAGTACTTTTATAGAAAACCTTATGATTTAGTCTTCTATAAATATAACTTAGTAGTGATAGATATAGTAAGTATTACTTTATATGCACTAACACTTATGGTAAATCATTTAGCTTTTTTATTAATTATTGCAATCATAATCAGTACAATCATTTTCTTGGGAAAACATAAATTGGCTAAATCTACAATGTATATTTTTAAAAATAGAAATCAGTTATTGTTTATAATAGCATTATATTTAATAAGTTTACTGATATTTATTATTTCATATCTTTATGGTAAGTCATGGATGACAATCTTTTTTACAATACCTTTATATATATCTATCACAAGTTATAAGTTTTATCGACTAGACTACTCAAATTAATACATATGAAATGGCTTGATAATCATAATTTGATGTCAAGCCTTTTTTACCTTAAATAAGTATAATTAAGAAAACGTCTATTGTATCAATTATTTGCTATAATGATGTAAAGCATATAAAACAAAAATGGGGATAGATGAACATGGATTTTAATCATATCACTATAGAATATATTAGCGATATAAATTCTGAACAACTTCAAAATATAGAAAGATCAGATGTGAGTGAATCTTTTGTAGATTCCTTAGATTCTATTAATGCATATACGAATTATGGACTTGAGCATCATTTAAAAGGACATACATATTTAATAAAATATCAAAATGTACTTGCTGGTGTATTACTCATAGGAGAAGGGATTAGTTGGGAAACAGATCCTCTAGAACTCAAAGACGTGCCCTTTTACAGATTGATGGATTTTATAATTATTCAAAAATATAGAAATGTTGGATTGGGTTCTTTTGTGATTGAAAAAGTTATTTCTAATATGTATGAAGAATTTGGTGTAAGACCAATTGTCTTAGGAGTACATAAAGATAACATTGGAGCTGAAAAATTCTACTACAAGCACGGGTTTGTTAAAACAAACTATATGGACGACGATGATTATTACTTTATTCGCTGGACTTAGTCATAAAAAGGAAAAAAAATATAAAAACATATATCATCAAGTAAGTCAAATGTTTACAGTAATTAACGATAATGTGAAATTTATTAATTTATAGTGTATAATAAAACGAATCATTTTTTGGGAGAGAAAGCATGTTCATTAAATCTATGATTAAGGGTCTATTTTTTAATATGAACCCTTTATTTGAACGTAATAAGCATGACATTATACGTTACAATAAACAACTAATACCTATCGCATTTATTTTTTCATTGGTTACTATTTTAATCCCAATGTTTTTTTCACTATTTAGACCATCCATGCTAGAAACCTTACCGGCTTATCTAGTTATATTTAGTGTTTTTATACTTTTACTTATCCTATTTAACTTTAAACCATTTCATGAAAAACCTTTAGTGTTTGCTTATACATTTGGTATTGTTTTCTTTATATTTGTAGTATACCTAAGTATAGATAGATTTCAATCTAGACCAGCTGGTACTGCACTCATATTCTTTGTTGTTGCACCTATAATATTTGTAGATAAACCATATAAGATAAACATCTATTTAGTGTTAATGTTTATTATTCATACGATATTATCTTTTCAATATAAGACGTTTGATATAGCCTCAGTTGATTTATTAAACACATTTATCAGTCTTGTAGCTGGCATGTTATTTGGTAGAATCTTCTTAGTCACTAGATTGAAAAATTTTGATATACACAGAGCACTTTTAATAGAAAGAGAAACAGACTTTTTAACAGGTCTACCAAACCGCCGATCACTATTTGAATATGCTCAAAAAGATACATTTAAGGCATATAATTATATGGGTCTTATGATGTTTGATATAGACCGTTTTAAAAAGTATAACGATAACTATGGTCACTTAAATGGCGATCAAGTACTTACAGAATTTGCACGACTATTAGAAGTGTTTTCTAAAACATACCCAGTAAAATTTTACCGATATGGTGGTGAGGAGTTTATTGGAATCACGTACAACCTAGATAAATTAGAAATCATCAACCTAGCAAATCATATTAAAATGGATACCTTTAAATTGAAAGTACCGTTTGAACAAATCACTACAAGTATTGGTGTTACTGTTACAGATAAAACTGATAATATAGATATAAATGATTTGATAGAACAAGCAGATAAAGCATTATACTCTGGTAAAAACAGTGGTAGAAATAAAGTGATTTTTTACGAGAAAAAATAAATAAAAGTATAAGAAAAGGGCAGTTGTTTTTAGTGTGAACAGCTGCCCTTATTATTTAACTATTTAAACGCGTTTATATGGTGTATAGCTTTTTTGAGGTTTGGTTTCTGGTTTTAATACAACAAACCCGTATGGTTCTAATGTAAAATTCATGAGTCCAGCTAATAGCGTAACAGGTTTTGCTTTACCTAAAACAGTTTTAAAATTAGAATAATTCATTAATCTTGAATCTTTTAATAAGACAGTTTCAGAAACGTCCTCTTTAGATGGATTTATCGCGATGATACAAGTATCCTCAACTTTATCAGTAATACGCATATAACATAATAAGTCATCTGCATTTATGGCTATAAAATCACCAATTTTAAGAGATCTTTCTCTTTTATGAAGACTAATTAAAGATTGAGTCCACTTTAGAGTTTCATTTTTATCATTAAATAAATCCCAGTTCATCGGTGCTCTATTCATTGGATCGTTTGCACCATCCATGCCAAGTTCAGTACCATA harbors:
- a CDS encoding chloride channel protein, whose amino-acid sequence is MSLLIKWEPHAGGGAISRAAGFVRGILLFNWLKTLISTFISAQLVFFAGLPFGIEGPSVIMGTAISGGVDDLGKAHPAHRKYLLTAGASAGFSIATGSIFAGTIFTLEEMHKKFSFMLLSVAMSGAVFASVTMRILDYVFGNHTAFFSLTNEFKNIPFEFIWLAPLLGIGAGLLAAGFNFLIDFFGNMSAYKFKKVPLFVKLTINFLLVGFVGLFVIETIGNGHHSIIEPLFDRQFSFGMIVLLIVLKIITIVVSSSGTTGGLFIPVLVIGALYAGIFNEVSILIGLNSEYTAAIVLIGMSVFFSTSMQAPITTIAFIIEASLHPETIIFMMVAILAGILIAELLHMKPLNEIALKRFMKIQDQNRVWNLYNAKATIQENAFVIGKTVRDILWPANTLIKELIQENQQNATNIAVHGGDRVLTYRDQILFQIQSFDIERTLKELQDLIGIQEVEIELIR
- a CDS encoding helix-turn-helix domain-containing protein, with product MEQLKTIILERRKTLRLTQKELAQKLNVSDKVISKWETGSSLPDITLINPLAELLGITVSELLSAKELSKPVLNEEVNLKIITKFKVLYFIALGLFIVSLLIFPFGNYLVTKNEEAIGMILIVISIIFLISSIITYLVNNVWFRGLYTKYFYRKPYDLVFYKYNLVVIDIVSITLYALTLMVNHLAFLLIIAIIISTIIFLGKHKLAKSTMYIFKNRNQLLFIIALYLISLLIFIISYLYGKSWMTIFFTIPLYISITSYKFYRLDYSN
- a CDS encoding GNAT family N-acetyltransferase yields the protein MDFNHITIEYISDINSEQLQNIERSDVSESFVDSLDSINAYTNYGLEHHLKGHTYLIKYQNVLAGVLLIGEGISWETDPLELKDVPFYRLMDFIIIQKYRNVGLGSFVIEKVISNMYEEFGVRPIVLGVHKDNIGAEKFYYKHGFVKTNYMDDDDYYFIRWT
- a CDS encoding GGDEF domain-containing protein translates to MFIKSMIKGLFFNMNPLFERNKHDIIRYNKQLIPIAFIFSLVTILIPMFFSLFRPSMLETLPAYLVIFSVFILLLILFNFKPFHEKPLVFAYTFGIVFFIFVVYLSIDRFQSRPAGTALIFFVVAPIIFVDKPYKINIYLVLMFIIHTILSFQYKTFDIASVDLLNTFISLVAGMLFGRIFLVTRLKNFDIHRALLIERETDFLTGLPNRRSLFEYAQKDTFKAYNYMGLMMFDIDRFKKYNDNYGHLNGDQVLTEFARLLEVFSKTYPVKFYRYGGEEFIGITYNLDKLEIINLANHIKMDTFKLKVPFEQITTSIGVTVTDKTDNIDINDLIEQADKALYSGKNSGRNKVIFYEKK